In Finegoldia magna ATCC 53516, a genomic segment contains:
- a CDS encoding ATP-binding cassette domain-containing protein, whose amino-acid sequence MFIRKINHKYKNFELDIENLEIGNHKIIGLIGENGAGKTTLMDILSKMIKANASFDVQDYNENDILYIPSQVSPYYFLTVSEFCKIVNEYSPSNKTSEDLIVELGLEDKKDTLISELSEGMKKKLTLINILTGDYSLIIMDEPFNSIDLKYSYEIKKLILQLKENSTILISSHILDSLVDICDEFVLLKNGNVKKVFVNSKDKKQLEDEIFERNI is encoded by the coding sequence ATGTTTATACGAAAAATAAACCACAAATACAAAAATTTCGAGTTAGACATCGAAAATCTAGAAATAGGAAACCATAAAATTATAGGACTAATTGGAGAAAACGGAGCTGGTAAGACAACTTTGATGGATATATTATCCAAAATGATAAAAGCAAACGCAAGTTTTGATGTCCAAGATTATAACGAAAATGATATTTTATACATACCTTCTCAAGTATCTCCATATTATTTTTTAACAGTAAGTGAATTTTGTAAAATTGTAAATGAATACTCCCCTTCCAATAAAACGTCTGAAGATTTAATAGTTGAACTTGGACTGGAAGATAAGAAAGATACTTTAATTTCTGAATTATCTGAAGGAATGAAGAAAAAGTTAACTCTGATTAACATTTTAACAGGTGATTATTCCCTTATAATTATGGACGAACCATTCAATAGCATTGATCTTAAATATTCTTATGAAATCAAAAAATTAATCCTTCAATTGAAGGAAAATTCTACAATTTTGATTTCATCACATATTTTAGACAGTCTTGTCGATATATGTGATGAGTTTGTGCTTTTAAAAAATGGTAATGTAAAAAAAGTATTCGTCAATTCAAAAGATAAAAAGCAACTGGAGGACGAGATTTTTGAGAGAAATATTTAA
- a CDS encoding Panacea domain-containing protein, which yields MKKEFEVTKYLIYSYERQTGNRIQSELKLQKLMYFSQRESLCLTGHQLFDEEFEGWIHGPVLPSLRYCLENSEVFDIEGGFSLTEEEKYVIDNTIAQYAKYDAWYLRDLSHEEYCWQKSREGLTDRQQGFNKIKLDDIRVDANNLRPYDSVFDMYVDEFEDIED from the coding sequence ATGAAAAAAGAATTTGAAGTTACGAAATATTTGATTTATTCATATGAAAGACAAACTGGCAATAGAATTCAAAGCGAATTAAAATTGCAGAAACTAATGTATTTCTCACAAAGGGAATCTCTATGCTTGACTGGACATCAATTATTTGATGAAGAATTTGAAGGCTGGATACATGGACCAGTGTTGCCATCGTTGAGATATTGCCTAGAAAATTCGGAAGTGTTTGATATTGAGGGCGGATTTTCTCTGACAGAAGAAGAAAAATACGTGATCGACAATACGATTGCTCAGTACGCAAAATACGATGCGTGGTATTTGAGGGATTTGTCGCACGAAGAATATTGTTGGCAAAAAAGCAGGGAAGGATTAACTGACAGGCAACAAGGATTTAATAAGATAAAGCTTGATGATATAAGGGTGGATGCGAATAATTTGAGACCTTACGATTCAGTTTTTGATATGTATGTAGACGAATTTGAAGATATTGAGGATTAA
- a CDS encoding IS256 family transposase has product MLIEEYQPETVQDLQEALKDLLGDTMEQMLKAELDEHLDYEYGEKPLSLNTRNGSSKKTVKSSYGNIDLNIPRDREGSFEPQALKKYQKDISNIENQIISMYAKGMTTRDISTHIKEIYGFGISESMVSKITNKILPTIEEWQNRPLEKVYPFVFLDAIHYHVRENNIVVKKAVYIALGYNTEGYKEILGMWVGENESSKYWLLVLNQLKERGLEDILIVSTDNLSGFSQAIESVYPKTEIQKCIIHQIRNSTKFVSYRDIKELMKDLKTVYKASTEELALSNLDIFEEKWGKKYPMCVNSWRNNWAELSTYFKYPEGIRKLIYTTNSIENFNRQLRKVTKNKTIFPSDYALQKSLYLAMVDASSKWTSRIRGWDQILSQLSIFFEGRI; this is encoded by the coding sequence ATGTTAATTGAAGAATATCAACCAGAAACAGTACAAGATTTACAAGAAGCTTTGAAAGATCTTCTAGGAGACACAATGGAACAAATGTTAAAAGCAGAGTTAGATGAACATCTAGATTATGAATATGGTGAAAAACCACTGTCATTAAACACAAGAAATGGATCAAGTAAAAAAACAGTTAAATCATCATACGGAAACATAGACCTAAACATCCCACGAGACAGAGAAGGATCCTTTGAGCCACAAGCATTGAAAAAATATCAAAAAGACATATCAAACATAGAAAACCAAATAATATCTATGTATGCAAAAGGAATGACAACAAGAGACATATCAACACACATAAAAGAAATCTATGGATTTGGAATATCAGAATCCATGGTAAGCAAAATAACAAATAAAATACTACCAACTATTGAAGAATGGCAAAATAGACCATTAGAAAAAGTATATCCATTTGTATTTTTAGATGCAATACACTATCATGTAAGAGAAAATAACATAGTAGTAAAAAAAGCAGTATATATAGCACTAGGATACAATACAGAAGGATACAAAGAAATACTTGGAATGTGGGTAGGAGAAAATGAATCAAGTAAATACTGGCTATTGGTATTAAATCAATTAAAAGAACGAGGATTAGAAGATATATTAATAGTCTCAACAGATAATTTATCAGGATTTAGCCAAGCAATAGAAAGTGTATATCCAAAAACAGAAATTCAAAAATGCATAATTCATCAAATAAGAAATTCAACAAAATTCGTATCATATAGAGATATAAAAGAGCTAATGAAAGACTTAAAAACAGTATACAAAGCATCAACAGAAGAACTAGCACTAAGTAATCTAGATATATTTGAAGAAAAATGGGGCAAAAAATACCCAATGTGTGTAAATTCATGGAGAAATAACTGGGCTGAATTATCAACATATTTCAAATATCCAGAAGGAATAAGAAAACTAATATATACAACAAATAGCATAGAAAACTTTAATAGACAACTTAGAAAAGTAACAAAAAACAAAACAATATTTCCAAGTGACTACGCCCTACAAAAAAGCTTGTATCTAGCGATGGTAGATGCTTCAAGTAAATGGACGAGTAGAATAAGAGGATGGGATCAAATATTGTCACAACTATCAATATTTTTTGAAGGCAGAATCTAA
- a CDS encoding MBL fold metallo-hydrolase has product MEQSLNIRYIYHSSFSLEFEDKIIIFDYFQGTLPKNVNDKKVIFVVTHSHADHYNESIFDYENASDITYIVSEDVYEEVFDYDTKDNVVFLGQDNIEDLKKHFDKKVIKLEVGESTSVYGADFTALGSTDMGISVYFEANHLKFFFAGDLNNWVWEEDTEEEKEKMQQDFSKEIDKIGNVDIGFFPVDPRLKERYDLGVNEFVDKCNPKVLFPMHFTKDPTIVDTFIDTHDYEGCKIVNMKKEHDTFQVIIK; this is encoded by the coding sequence ATGGAACAAAGTTTAAACATTAGATATATATATCACAGTTCATTTTCTTTGGAGTTTGAAGACAAGATAATTATTTTCGATTATTTTCAAGGAACTTTGCCAAAAAATGTGAACGACAAGAAGGTGATTTTCGTGGTGACTCATTCACACGCGGATCACTACAACGAGAGTATTTTTGATTATGAAAATGCCAGTGACATTACATACATTGTCAGCGAGGATGTGTACGAAGAGGTTTTTGATTACGATACGAAGGACAATGTTGTTTTTTTGGGACAAGATAATATTGAGGATTTGAAGAAGCACTTCGACAAGAAGGTTATAAAACTTGAAGTTGGTGAATCTACTTCTGTGTACGGTGCAGATTTTACGGCACTTGGTTCGACTGATATGGGAATTAGCGTGTATTTTGAAGCAAATCATTTGAAATTTTTCTTCGCTGGAGATTTGAACAATTGGGTGTGGGAAGAAGACACAGAAGAAGAAAAGGAAAAGATGCAACAGGATTTCTCCAAGGAAATCGACAAGATAGGGAATGTTGACATAGGATTTTTCCCAGTTGATCCTAGATTAAAGGAAAGATATGATTTGGGTGTGAATGAATTTGTCGACAAATGCAATCCGAAAGTTTTGTTCCCAATGCATTTTACAAAAGATCCAACAATCGTGGACACTTTCATCGACACACACGATTACGAGGGCTGCAAGATTGTGAATATGAAAAAGGAACACGATACGTTTCAAGTTATAATAAAATAA
- a CDS encoding calcium-translocating P-type ATPase, SERCA-type, with translation MDWYKESNESVIKSLDTDQNNGLSDSKVTSLLEKYGKNVLKEKKKKSMAAKLKDQFLDPMIIILLLASILSMAIGEITDSIIIIAIVIVNAVLSIYQEGKAEQAIEALQKMASPKAKVIRNGKIMEVDSQNLVPGDIVELETGDIIPADLRLLESTNLKIDESSLTGESVAVEKNAKDEITTDAGIGDRTNMAYSSSIVSYGRAKGVVVETAQNTEIGKIATSLSQVEDEETPLQRKLAQLSKQLGIVTVVVCAIVFAVGYFLYDFDALNMLMTAVSLAVAAIPEGLPAIVTIVLSLGMGRMAEKNAIVKKLLAVETLGTTTVICSDKTGTLTQNEMTVKKIYVDGTDVDVTGTGYKPVGDYLIEDSKMQEDDIKSLNTLLHIMSLTNDSKLIEEDGTYKIVGDPTEGALHTAAGKQDITKEESNQNYPRIEEIPFDSERKMMTTFHDKFLSDKIISFTKGAPDIVIEKCSKILIDNEIKPLTEELKQKLLKKNSEYAKQALRVLAYALREHEGLPSEITSENIEKDMVFVGLSGMIDPPRLEVKDAIKECKTAGITPVMITGDYLETAVAIAKDLGICTDDSQAIMGAELNNMSDEQIREIVKEKRVYARVSPQNKVQIVTALKENGHIAAMTGDGVNDAPAIKKADIGIAMGITGTDVAKNTSEVILTDDNFATIVNAVEEGRIIYSNIKKFVSFLLSCNIAEILIVFLAIMFKWDTPFIPIQLLWLNLVTDSFPAMALGVEKGEADIMNRAPRSPKEAIIDKNMRLSIIVQSLAITVATLFAYNYGLNHFDGHIESARTVAFATLILSELLRSYSVRSEHKSVFQIGVFSNKALVMGTSLSLLLMLAVIYIPGVNDVFETIPLHIEHYKVILPCALLPFAAGEILKAVKSKK, from the coding sequence TTGGATTGGTACAAGGAATCTAATGAGAGTGTTATCAAAAGTTTGGATACTGATCAAAATAACGGTCTATCCGACAGTAAGGTAACGAGTTTGTTAGAAAAATACGGCAAGAACGTATTAAAAGAAAAGAAGAAAAAGTCCATGGCAGCCAAATTAAAGGATCAATTTTTGGATCCGATGATAATTATTTTGCTATTGGCATCTATTTTATCCATGGCTATAGGAGAAATTACAGATAGTATTATTATCATCGCTATCGTTATTGTGAATGCGGTGCTTTCGATTTATCAAGAAGGTAAAGCGGAACAAGCAATAGAAGCTTTGCAAAAAATGGCAAGTCCTAAAGCCAAGGTTATAAGAAACGGCAAGATTATGGAAGTGGATTCACAAAATTTGGTTCCAGGAGATATCGTTGAATTGGAAACGGGAGATATTATCCCTGCGGATTTGAGATTATTGGAATCTACTAACTTGAAAATCGACGAATCATCATTGACTGGTGAATCGGTTGCTGTAGAAAAGAATGCTAAGGATGAGATTACGACAGATGCAGGAATTGGCGACAGAACAAACATGGCGTACAGTTCTTCTATCGTAAGTTACGGTAGAGCGAAGGGTGTCGTTGTAGAAACAGCGCAAAACACAGAAATAGGTAAAATCGCAACGAGTTTATCACAGGTTGAAGACGAAGAAACTCCTCTTCAAAGAAAGCTTGCACAATTGTCTAAGCAATTGGGTATCGTAACAGTTGTTGTGTGCGCAATTGTGTTTGCAGTTGGATATTTCTTGTATGATTTTGATGCATTGAATATGCTTATGACTGCGGTATCACTTGCCGTTGCGGCGATTCCAGAAGGACTTCCAGCTATAGTTACAATCGTGCTTAGTTTGGGAATGGGAAGAATGGCAGAGAAAAACGCCATCGTCAAGAAACTTTTGGCAGTTGAAACATTGGGAACAACAACTGTAATTTGCTCCGACAAGACTGGTACATTGACTCAAAACGAAATGACTGTGAAGAAAATTTACGTCGATGGAACTGATGTCGATGTCACAGGAACAGGCTACAAACCTGTTGGAGATTATTTGATTGAAGACAGTAAAATGCAAGAAGATGACATCAAATCTCTTAACACTTTGCTTCACATAATGAGTCTTACAAATGATTCAAAACTAATCGAAGAAGACGGAACTTACAAAATCGTGGGAGACCCGACAGAAGGAGCACTTCACACAGCAGCAGGAAAACAAGACATCACAAAAGAAGAATCCAATCAAAATTATCCTAGAATAGAAGAAATTCCATTCGATTCAGAAAGAAAGATGATGACTACATTCCACGACAAATTCTTATCTGACAAGATTATTTCCTTCACAAAAGGTGCACCAGATATAGTTATCGAAAAATGTAGCAAAATTTTAATCGACAACGAAATCAAACCACTAACAGAAGAATTAAAACAAAAATTGTTGAAGAAAAACAGCGAATACGCTAAGCAAGCACTTCGTGTACTAGCTTATGCACTTCGTGAACACGAAGGATTGCCAAGTGAAATCACATCTGAAAACATCGAAAAAGACATGGTATTTGTAGGATTATCTGGAATGATAGACCCACCAAGACTAGAAGTAAAAGATGCAATCAAAGAATGTAAGACAGCGGGAATCACACCAGTTATGATTACTGGAGATTACTTGGAAACAGCAGTAGCAATCGCAAAAGATTTGGGAATTTGTACGGACGATTCACAAGCAATCATGGGAGCTGAACTTAACAATATGTCAGACGAACAAATCCGTGAAATCGTCAAAGAAAAGAGAGTTTATGCGAGAGTTTCTCCACAAAACAAAGTACAAATCGTAACAGCATTAAAAGAAAATGGACACATTGCAGCGATGACAGGTGACGGCGTCAACGATGCACCTGCAATCAAAAAAGCAGACATCGGAATTGCGATGGGAATCACTGGAACAGACGTTGCGAAGAACACATCAGAAGTTATCCTTACAGACGACAACTTTGCGACTATTGTTAACGCAGTAGAAGAAGGAAGAATAATTTACTCCAACATCAAAAAATTCGTATCATTCCTATTAAGCTGTAACATCGCAGAAATTCTTATCGTATTCTTGGCAATAATGTTCAAATGGGACACACCATTTATCCCAATTCAATTATTATGGTTAAACTTAGTGACAGACTCATTCCCAGCAATGGCGCTTGGAGTTGAAAAAGGAGAAGCTGACATCATGAACAGAGCTCCTCGTTCACCAAAAGAAGCTATCATCGACAAGAACATGAGACTAAGCATCATCGTTCAATCATTGGCAATCACAGTTGCGACATTATTCGCATACAATTACGGATTGAACCACTTCGATGGCCACATCGAATCTGCAAGAACAGTTGCATTTGCAACATTGATCCTATCAGAATTACTAAGAAGTTATTCAGTAAGAAGTGAACACAAATCAGTATTCCAAATCGGAGTATTCTCTAACAAAGCATTGGTAATGGGAACATCACTTTCATTATTATTAATGTTAGCAGTAATCTACATCCCTGGAGTAAATGACGTATTCGAAACAATACCACTTCACATTGAACACTACAAAGTAATCTTGCCATGCGCATTGTTGCCATTCGCAGCAGGAGAAATATTAAAAGCAGTAAAAAGCAAAAAATAA
- the ybaK gene encoding Cys-tRNA(Pro) deacylase — translation MKKTNAMRMLDKQKIGYKYIEYSVGDDVSGENVASKLNEDEAYVFKTLVTVSNTNENFVFVVAVKDELDLKKCAKIAGVKKLEMIHVKDLLKTTGYIRGGCSPIGMKTKFKSFIDESCEDKEYIYVSGGKIGAQIKIAPEDLIKICDITVADIKKE, via the coding sequence ATGAAAAAAACTAACGCAATGAGAATGCTCGACAAACAAAAAATTGGGTATAAATATATAGAATACTCTGTAGGAGACGATGTGAGTGGCGAAAATGTCGCAAGTAAATTAAATGAAGACGAGGCTTACGTGTTCAAAACACTTGTCACAGTTTCCAACACGAACGAAAATTTCGTGTTCGTTGTGGCTGTAAAAGATGAGCTTGACCTGAAAAAGTGTGCGAAAATAGCCGGAGTGAAAAAGCTTGAAATGATTCACGTTAAGGATTTGTTGAAAACTACAGGCTACATAAGAGGCGGTTGCTCTCCTATCGGAATGAAAACAAAATTTAAGTCTTTTATCGACGAAAGTTGTGAAGATAAGGAATATATTTACGTGTCTGGAGGTAAAATCGGAGCGCAAATCAAAATCGCTCCCGAAGATTTGATAAAAATTTGTGATATTACTGTAGCGGACATTAAAAAGGAGTAA
- a CDS encoding type II toxin-antitoxin system PemK/MazF family toxin: MNNSSKEWSIYKVRFPYYNSKTNRIDYKSRPFLIIKEADNKFPKDYNALPVSKITDRSRRHVKYDVAINKNDYPNLNLTQPISFIRIHKMQTINEKDLYAAIVTDIDAEYPDLVANIKLLIEEYYTNFK, from the coding sequence ATGAATAATTCTAGTAAAGAATGGTCTATATACAAAGTAAGATTTCCGTATTATAATTCCAAGACTAATAGAATTGATTACAAATCCAGACCGTTTTTAATTATTAAGGAAGCTGACAATAAATTTCCTAAAGATTATAACGCACTTCCAGTTTCCAAGATAACAGACAGAAGTAGAAGGCATGTGAAGTATGATGTGGCAATCAATAAAAATGATTATCCCAATCTGAACCTAACTCAACCGATTAGTTTCATTAGAATTCACAAAATGCAAACTATCAATGAAAAAGACTTGTATGCTGCAATTGTAACGGATATTGATGCAGAATATCCCGATCTAGTTGCAAATATCAAATTATTAATAGAAGAATATTATACAAATTTTAAATAG
- a CDS encoding cell wall-binding repeat-containing protein: MKKLMALMLACMLSFPVVSVADKDSANEGASEKVEASANDTAKKSDANAKAKDANDKKQEEITTNEDGVFKNVIHQRFQGENRAKTAVNVQRHYFANTNKVILVNDNAYPDAISATNVSMGKYPLLYTGKNSLSVETKSALDKMFLDEIYLMGGANTISKKVENSLKKNFPHAKITRIMGNNRYDTSAESAKTRANTTNLIFAAGTNYADALYATSLAAHQKAPILLVSNDGLSTSTVNFIKSIGNIDNVTIVGGEISVNQSVKNQIENLTKKRVTRLAGVDRYESSVEVAKRVNANPAEVITTSGEVFADALVSSTVAQKIKAPILLVKKDVLPLSVREYMKDTNSIYKLTTIGGYNTVTKNNYSTQVILISGLDIDKPLLDKQGKGLIKAFTKDYKKYYVLPNNKYYNSIKEYDKLFVYLRDALAEDYRPLE; the protein is encoded by the coding sequence ATGAAAAAATTGATGGCTTTGATGCTGGCATGTATGTTGAGTTTTCCTGTGGTGAGTGTTGCAGACAAGGATAGCGCAAATGAAGGGGCTTCAGAAAAGGTTGAAGCAAGTGCAAATGATACTGCTAAAAAATCTGATGCTAATGCAAAGGCTAAAGATGCAAATGATAAAAAGCAGGAAGAAATTACTACTAATGAAGATGGTGTGTTCAAAAATGTTATTCATCAAAGATTCCAAGGTGAAAACAGAGCGAAGACTGCTGTGAATGTGCAACGTCATTACTTTGCAAATACGAACAAGGTTATTCTAGTAAATGACAACGCATATCCAGATGCAATCAGCGCGACGAATGTGTCTATGGGCAAATACCCACTTTTGTACACTGGCAAGAATTCATTATCCGTTGAGACGAAATCAGCGCTTGACAAGATGTTTTTGGATGAGATTTATCTGATGGGTGGCGCGAATACTATAAGCAAAAAAGTTGAGAATAGTTTGAAAAAGAACTTCCCTCACGCGAAAATCACTAGAATTATGGGAAATAATCGCTACGATACATCAGCAGAATCTGCGAAAACACGTGCAAATACTACGAATTTGATATTTGCCGCAGGGACAAATTATGCCGATGCACTGTATGCTACAAGCCTTGCAGCGCACCAAAAAGCGCCGATCTTGCTTGTAAGTAACGACGGATTATCAACATCTACTGTGAATTTCATAAAATCAATCGGAAATATCGACAACGTGACAATTGTCGGTGGAGAAATATCTGTAAATCAATCTGTCAAAAACCAAATCGAAAATCTGACTAAAAAACGTGTCACAAGACTTGCAGGTGTGGACAGATACGAATCCAGCGTTGAAGTCGCTAAGAGAGTGAACGCAAATCCAGCAGAAGTCATCACTACAAGCGGTGAAGTATTCGCCGATGCACTCGTATCATCGACAGTTGCACAAAAAATCAAAGCGCCAATCTTGCTTGTGAAAAAAGACGTCCTACCACTTTCAGTCAGAGAATATATGAAAGACACCAACTCCATCTACAAATTGACTACAATCGGTGGATACAACACAGTTACCAAGAACAATTACTCCACACAAGTAATATTGATATCGGGACTAGACATCGACAAGCCACTTTTGGATAAACAAGGAAAAGGCCTCATCAAAGCCTTCACAAAAGATTACAAAAAATACTACGTACTTCCAAACAACAAATATTACAATTCAATCAAAGAATACGACAAACTGTTCGTTTACTTGAGAGATGCATTGGCAGAAGATTACAGACCATTGGAATAA